In a single window of the Rhopalosiphum padi isolate XX-2018 chromosome 1, ASM2088224v1, whole genome shotgun sequence genome:
- the LOC132931586 gene encoding deoxynucleoside kinase-like isoform X1, giving the protein MNSLCLCCRSRGLSTSSTTSLLRCAPPLSRHRIHPSNTSRRFPGPLQYNVNDIAAEFIFRTRSNMAINEYCNRPYTVFVEGNVGSGKTTFLEQFADCPNVYLVKEPVHKWQDVQGHNFLFSFFQGLMYKDPKRWSFAFQSIVQRTMLELHQARPERPGQNIKIMERSIYSARNIFVENLYKDNLMAAPEYSVLDAWYKWLIGNVEIESDLIIYLRTDPEVAYQRIKTRNRFEEKDVSFEYIEHLHNLHDKWLNVHNTDVPKNIPVMIVDANQSMDSVRKQFKGIRDLITKNASALIESKTSPTISEIGKNIKDIQHISSNCKLIPDSTIVPAQRV; this is encoded by the exons ATGAATTCGTTGTGTTTGTGTTGCCGCTCCCGCGGCCTGTCGACATCGTCTACGACGTCATTGCTCCGTTGCGCCCCGCCGCTTTCGCGCCATCGTATCCATCCGTCGAACACGTCTCGCCGTTTTCCCGGTCCACTACAGTACAACGTCAACGACATTGCAGCGGAGTTTATTTTCAGGACCCGATCAAACATGGCCATCAACGAATACTGTAACCGGCCGTACACGGTGTTTGTTGAGGGAAACGTGGGTAGTGGGAAGACTACGTTTTTGGAACAATTCGCTGACTGCCCGAACGTGTACCTCGTCAAGGAACCTGTGCACAAGTGGCAGGACGTACAAGGACACAACTTTTTG TTTTCGTTTTTCCAGGGCCTGATGTACAAAGACCCAAAGCGGTGGAGCTTCGCATTCCAATCCATTGTGCAGAGGACCATGTTAGAACTGCACCAGGCTAGGCCCGAACGCCCTGGTCAAAACATCAAGATAATGGAACGGTCCATATATAGCGCCCG aaatatatttgttgaaaaCTTATATAAAGACAACCTTATGGCGGCTCCTGAATATTCTGTGCTAGATGCATGGTATAAGTGGCTAATAGGAAATGTTGAAATTGAATCTGACCTCATAA tttatttgagGACTGATCCTGAAGTAGCTTACCAAAGAATTAAAACTAGGAATAGGTTTGAAGAAAAAGATGTTTCATTTGAATACATAGAACATTTACACAATTTGCATGATAAATGgttaaatgttcataatactGATGTACCAAAGAATATACCTGTAA TGATTGTTGATGCTAATCAAAGTATGGATTCAGTTAGGAAACAATTTAAAGGTATTAGAGACCTAATAACTAAAAATGCTTCAGCACTTATAGAGTCAAAAACAAGTCCTACAATTTCtgaaattggtaaaaatataaaagacatTCAACACATCTCatctaattgtaaattaataccaGACTCGACCATCGTTCCAGCTCAAAGAGTCTAA
- the LOC132931586 gene encoding deoxynucleoside kinase-like isoform X3: protein MNSLCLCCRSRGLSTSSTTSLLRCAPPLSRHRIHPSNTSRRFPGPLQYNVNDIAAEFIFRTRSNMAINEYCNRPYTVFVEGNVGSGKTTFLEQFADCPNVYLVKEPVHKWQDVQGHNFLGLMYKDPKRWSFAFQSIVQRTMLELHQARPERPGQNIKIMERSIYSARNIFVENLYKDNLMAAPEYSVLDAWYKWLIGNVEIESDLIIYLRTDPEVAYQRIKTRNRFEEKDVSFEYIEHLHNLHDKWLNVHNTDVPKNIPVMIVDANQSMDSVRKQFKGIRDLITKNASALIESKTSPTISEIGKNIKDIQHISSNCKLIPDSTIVPAQRV, encoded by the exons ATGAATTCGTTGTGTTTGTGTTGCCGCTCCCGCGGCCTGTCGACATCGTCTACGACGTCATTGCTCCGTTGCGCCCCGCCGCTTTCGCGCCATCGTATCCATCCGTCGAACACGTCTCGCCGTTTTCCCGGTCCACTACAGTACAACGTCAACGACATTGCAGCGGAGTTTATTTTCAGGACCCGATCAAACATGGCCATCAACGAATACTGTAACCGGCCGTACACGGTGTTTGTTGAGGGAAACGTGGGTAGTGGGAAGACTACGTTTTTGGAACAATTCGCTGACTGCCCGAACGTGTACCTCGTCAAGGAACCTGTGCACAAGTGGCAGGACGTACAAGGACACAACTTTTTG GGCCTGATGTACAAAGACCCAAAGCGGTGGAGCTTCGCATTCCAATCCATTGTGCAGAGGACCATGTTAGAACTGCACCAGGCTAGGCCCGAACGCCCTGGTCAAAACATCAAGATAATGGAACGGTCCATATATAGCGCCCG aaatatatttgttgaaaaCTTATATAAAGACAACCTTATGGCGGCTCCTGAATATTCTGTGCTAGATGCATGGTATAAGTGGCTAATAGGAAATGTTGAAATTGAATCTGACCTCATAA tttatttgagGACTGATCCTGAAGTAGCTTACCAAAGAATTAAAACTAGGAATAGGTTTGAAGAAAAAGATGTTTCATTTGAATACATAGAACATTTACACAATTTGCATGATAAATGgttaaatgttcataatactGATGTACCAAAGAATATACCTGTAA TGATTGTTGATGCTAATCAAAGTATGGATTCAGTTAGGAAACAATTTAAAGGTATTAGAGACCTAATAACTAAAAATGCTTCAGCACTTATAGAGTCAAAAACAAGTCCTACAATTTCtgaaattggtaaaaatataaaagacatTCAACACATCTCatctaattgtaaattaataccaGACTCGACCATCGTTCCAGCTCAAAGAGTCTAA
- the LOC132931586 gene encoding deoxynucleoside kinase-like isoform X2: MNSLCLCCRSRGLSTSSTTSLLRCAPPLSRHRIHPSNTSRRFPGPLQYNVNDIAAEFIFRTRSNMAINEYCNRPYTVFVEGNVGSGKTTFLEQFADCPNVYLVKEPVHKWQDVQGHNFLFSFFQGLMYKDPKRWSFAFQSIVQRTMLELHQARPERPGQNIKIMERSIYSARNIFVENLYKDNLMAAPEYSVLDAWYKWLIGNVEIESDLIIYLRTDPEVAYQRIKTRNRFEEKDVSFEYIEHLHNLHDKWLNVHNTDVPKNIPVVIVDANQSMDSVRKQFKGIRDLITKNASALIESKTSPTISEIGKNIKDIQHISSNCKLIPDSTIVPAQRV, from the exons ATGAATTCGTTGTGTTTGTGTTGCCGCTCCCGCGGCCTGTCGACATCGTCTACGACGTCATTGCTCCGTTGCGCCCCGCCGCTTTCGCGCCATCGTATCCATCCGTCGAACACGTCTCGCCGTTTTCCCGGTCCACTACAGTACAACGTCAACGACATTGCAGCGGAGTTTATTTTCAGGACCCGATCAAACATGGCCATCAACGAATACTGTAACCGGCCGTACACGGTGTTTGTTGAGGGAAACGTGGGTAGTGGGAAGACTACGTTTTTGGAACAATTCGCTGACTGCCCGAACGTGTACCTCGTCAAGGAACCTGTGCACAAGTGGCAGGACGTACAAGGACACAACTTTTTG TTTTCGTTTTTCCAGGGCCTGATGTACAAAGACCCAAAGCGGTGGAGCTTCGCATTCCAATCCATTGTGCAGAGGACCATGTTAGAACTGCACCAGGCTAGGCCCGAACGCCCTGGTCAAAACATCAAGATAATGGAACGGTCCATATATAGCGCCCG aaatatatttgttgaaaaCTTATATAAAGACAACCTTATGGCGGCTCCTGAATATTCTGTGCTAGATGCATGGTATAAGTGGCTAATAGGAAATGTTGAAATTGAATCTGACCTCATAA tttatttgagGACTGATCCTGAAGTAGCTTACCAAAGAATTAAAACTAGGAATAGGTTTGAAGAAAAAGATGTTTCATTTGAATACATAGAACATTTACACAATTTGCATGATAAATGgttaaatgttcataatactGATGTACCAAAGAATATACCT GTAGTGATTGTTGATGCTAATCAAAGTATGGATTCAGTTAGGAAACAATTTAAAGGTATTAGAGACCTAATAACTAAAAATGCTTCAGCACTTATAGAGTCAAAAACAAGTCCTACAATTTCtgaaattggtaaaaatataaaagacatTCAACACATCTCatctaattgtaaattaataccaGACTCGACCATCGTTCCAGCTCAAAGAGTCTAA